The sequence below is a genomic window from Lodderomyces elongisporus chromosome 2, complete sequence.
tctttttcctcttttcatcatctctagctctctttttcgttttaAAAGCTCTTGGTTGCAAACTCATAAATCAAACTAAAAACACCTGCAGCACCGTTCCAGGCGCTAAACAAAGCACTTGGTCCAGATACAGCTACGTTCCCAGTACGTCCAAACCAAACCTTGCCATTGTATCCCTCCTGCGATGTTTTGATCAACTTGTCCTTGGCATTCGAGTGTGGTGGGTACCTGGCATTGACCATAAAGTCATTCCACAATTTCTGCTCCATTGTTGTTCTCTCGTGTGTAAAATGTCTAAACGAAAACTTGCCATGGTACGCACCGTAACCGGACTCACCGATACCACCAAATGGCGCATTTACCAATGCCACATGCATCAAAACATCATTGATAATAATACCACCCGATCTCAAGCTTTGTACAATCTGTTTCAATTGCTTGTTGTACTTTTGTGAAGAGGAGCCTCCGGTAAAGATGTATTGTGCCAAGGGGGTGTCGTGTTGTCTAACAACTTCGGTGATGGCAGTGCTCAAAGACTCGTATTCGATAATGGGCAAGACTGGGCCAAAAATCTCTTGTTGCATTGTAGAGTCAGACCATTTGACATTGTCAATCACAGTGGGTGGAATAAATCTCGACTCGGCATCGGATTTGCCGCCAATAATAATGTCTCCTTGACTTGTTTCGATAATCTTTGACAAATTGGTGAATGCACGATCATGAATAATGTGGGTGAAATTTGGATCTTCTTTGCTCAAGCCGGGGTAAAACTCCTCATTCAAGATTTTCTTTAAAGCTGTTGTAAATTTCTTGTGCAATTTGGCTGGCACCAAGACATAGTCAACAGCCACACACGTTTGACCAGCATTAGTGAACCTACCCCATGCGATTCTTCTTGcaacaacctcaatgtCCTTGTCCTGTACATCGTCCAAGATGAATGCTGGTGATTTTCCTCCCAATTCCAAAATGACAGGCGTCAATGTCTCAGCAGCCTTTTTGGCAACAATTCTACCAACGGTGCCATTACCAGTGTACATAATCTTGTCAAACTTTTGTTCCAACACTGCAGTTGTTTCGGGAATAGCACCATTAACTGCGAAAAAGATATCCTTATCCAATGCCTTGGTCAAAATCTCAGTGAATAattttgagaaattggGGGTCAACTCCGATTGTTTTAAAACAACGGCATTACCGCCAGCAAGTGCACCAACCAAGGCCGAGAAAGACAACAAGAATGGGTAGTTGAATGGAGAGATAATCAATACCACACCCAAAGGGATTCTCTCAATGTATATAGGGTTGCTCTTCAATGCCAATGGCAAGTCGGTAACCTTTTCTGGTTTGACCCATTCGTGTAAGCTTGCCATTGTATGTACCAATTCGTTTAAGCCAACGGCAATTTCCAAGTTTTGAGTTTCGGAAGGGATTCTATCAAAGTCCTTGTACAATGCCTCACAAATGGCATCGACATTGTCTGATACGGCAAAGTACAAGTTTCTCAATTGGTTTAATCTAAACTGAACATCGTGTGTCTTTTGCTTGGTGAAGAAGGATTCTGTTAGGTGCTTGACTCCTGGTGCAATGGCACTGATATCTGTGAACCAGGAATTGGGGTTGTCAATTTCTGCATATGATTCGTCAATCTTTGAAGGCATAGTTGAGATATGTGTGCTGTATTGTAGTAGTAAAGAAGCTTGGAAAGAAGgtaaaaaggtaaaaaggTAGAATTggggtgtgtgtgtgtgtgtgtgtgtgtgtgtgtgtgtgtgtgtgtgtgtggggggggggggggtggggcaggaaaaaggaaaagtaaaaaaggGCGATAGGGAGatatttatttgattttggaaaagaagctgGAAGGGGTGTAAAGAGGATTTCTTTAGTAAATAACAGTTAATaagtaccaaaaaaaaagaggaagaaagtgaagaaagaaagagaagaaaacagaaaagggaaaaggtgGAGTAAAGGAAGAACAA
It includes:
- the HFD1_1 gene encoding Hexadecenal dehydrogenase, with product MPSKIDESYAEIDNPNSWFTDISAIAPGVKHLTESFFTKQKTHDVQFRLNQLRNLYFAVSDNVDAICEALYKDFDRIPSETQNLEIAVGLNELVHTMASLHEWVKPEKVTDLPLALKSNPIYIERIPLGVVLIISPFNYPFLLSFSALVGALAGGNAVVLKQSELTPNFSKLFTEILTKALDKDIFFAVNGAIPETTAVLEQKFDKIMYTGNGTVGRIVAKKAAETLTPVILELGGKSPAFILDDVQDKDIEVVARRIAWGRFTNAGQTCVAVDYVLVPAKLHKKFTTALKKILNEEFYPGLSKEDPNFTHIIHDRAFTNLSKIIETSQGDIIIGGKSDAESRFIPPTVIDNVKWSDSTMQQEIFGPVLPIIEYESLSTAITEVVRQHDTPLAQYIFTGGSSSQKYNKQLKQIVQSLRSGGIIINDVLMHVALVNAPFGGIGESGYGAYHGKFSFRHFTHERTTMEQKLWNDFMVNARYPPHSNAKDKLIKTSQEGYNGKVWFGRTGNVAVSGPSALFSAWNGAAGVFSLIYEFATKSF